One Halarcobacter ebronensis genomic window carries:
- a CDS encoding response regulator, which produces MIANILIVDDTPKNIQMAMNILKSEGYKMFYAKSGKAALKLIDENSFDLILLDIMMPDLDGYEVCKIIKESSKNCKIPIIFLSGKESSNDIELAYECGGIDYVVKPFISIELLTKARNYIKLKKLEEMQSERE; this is translated from the coding sequence TTGTAGACGATACACCAAAAAATATTCAAATGGCAATGAATATCCTAAAAAGTGAAGGGTATAAAATGTTTTATGCAAAGAGTGGCAAAGCTGCATTAAAACTAATTGATGAAAACAGTTTTGATCTTATTTTGCTTGATATAATGATGCCTGATTTAGATGGTTATGAGGTTTGTAAAATTATAAAAGAGAGTTCAAAAAATTGTAAAATACCAATTATTTTTCTCTCAGGGAAAGAGTCTTCAAATGATATTGAATTAGCTTATGAGTGTGGAGGGATTGATTATGTTGTAAAACCTTTCATCTCAATTGAGTTATTAACAAAAGCTAGAAATTATATAAAACTAAAAAAGCTAGAAGAGATGCAAAGTGAAAGGGAGTAA